AAAACCgcgcacctcgtgctgcacggagagatgcgcgtgactttaaaactgcgcacctcgcgctgcacggagagatgcGCGCAACTTTAAAACCgcgcacctcgtgctgcacggagagatgcgtgcgactttaaaactgcgcacctcgcgcgcacggagagacaagtttgactttaaaactgcgcatcttgtgctgcacagagagacgcatgcacggagagacacgttaaaactgcgcacctcgcgctgcacggagagacaagtttaactttaaagggacacttaAAAGTGAAGAAGACGcacttgatttataactgcgcagctcgcaagtgagtgacgtcacagaccaactaatcgataatgaaattcgttgacaactattttcattatcgataAATTGTTGCAGCCCTACCCTCGACTACACCACTGGTCTGAACCCGGCTTTAGCAGCTGATTATATCTTTATTTGTAACAGCgtaaagtatttatattttaatttttgtacATAGTTTGCCATTAtagtttattataaaaatgtaaccaattaaaataaattaactgCCTATCTAAGTGATCATTTTTTAGCGCTTTAAGACTTGCAAGCATTCTAAGAACAACCCACAAGGGAGTCTTCCAATTAAATGGTGAGtatgttaaagagtacataactacggatttttaaggtcctactttggtttatggagtgtccaacaacaagtttatgtacacaggtgtaaaaacactattattttgttataataggcagtttttctcaccttacttcttgacggactctcaaatgattagatcagcgattcatctgtctaatctcctcctttccgctagctagtctgatgtgattggtcagatggtctagtctgctgtgattggtttaccgcgaatgaggctcacgagctacagtgtttggggagaagagtgaagttttcgcgggcagtcctagcaaaacgtaggcggggactgtatgtagtgacgtaaatccacggcggttcgcgaatcggactagggacgactcgtttgcgtgattcagagtcgactcccttttttccaagccataactttgttattcattcaccttcggatttacaacttggcagactgcttactttcaaacacggcaacattacaaactgctgaaatgtaattttcatgatctcatgttatgtactctttaaatgcttATTATGGATTGAACTTTCTTTGCCTACCCGTACAAACTCACAGCTGTACAGAATCTCACCTGAGTTCTGCTTCTGATCTGGAGAAGGGCCGTCTGTTAAGAATCAAACACACAAATTAAACATTTCTAAGTGTTTTctgcacatgtttgtgtgaacaCAGAGTCATATCTTCAGTCAGCTGTAGAATCACTTGATTTTATAACATCACACATAAGCTTGTAAAGCTCCTTTGAAATGAAGCACTACAAATAAAAAGTGTGAGTATCAGACTCAAGTCACTTTATATAAGAGAGGATCTTAAATAATCCTGCTGTATTTACCAATTACTCtgttcaaataaacaaacaaacaaagtgtaaaaatctgattttgtgaaatTAATCAACGCAACAAAATATCAGTGACAGCTTTCACAAAATAACAGAGAAATTAAAAAAGATCATGATTTCTTTTTAGATCCTCAATAGTTTATAGAGAATGTTGATATAAGATGAAGTGAATTATTATATAACAGATATCTTGAGTTACTCACCGTTGACAAAAACATTGATCATCTTGTATGAGATCTTTCCATCACTGCTGATCAGCTGTAGTTTATAAACTCCATCATCTGTCTTTCTGATctttgtgatggtgagatctccagtctgatGATTCATCTTCAGTCTGGCTCTGAATCTCTCATCATCTGTACATTTGGTCTCTGTGACGACTCCAATCTTTCCAGTGACCAGAATGATGTTATCTTCAGAGATCCACTTGATCTCACTGTCTCTCTGTATTTCACTGTCTGAGTGTAGAGTGACAGATTCTCCCTCATAAGCGATCACTGAAACAGATGTGAAAACACAAATCAATGTGATAatatactgtcagaaacacacaccGCTGTTATGTGAGATCTTTGTTTAAATAGCTAATGAatcatattttgtaattttgttttgagacagttcactcaaaaatgatcaTGTAGTCACTACTTATTCACtcttttgtattatttactctgtgtgtatgtaaatactAGAGGTGCTCCGATTGATCAGTCACGATCATAATCAGCTGATAATCACTTTGGGAAGTATGATCGTCGGTCTCTATAAAGGCCGATCCAGAAAAGCCGATCAGATGACGCAAAAGTGGCGAGACATTTTTTTTACGCGCTATGAAAATGGCTTCACCGGTCTGGCAATTCTACAAGGTGTGTGAAAAAGACAATGCTGTCACGAGcagcgtggaagaacccagatgcaggcaggcgtgaaggggttaacaaaacacttttattaaataaacaaaacaaaaacccacgagggggtgtaaaacAGGAAAAGAACTAAGAtacaacacataaaacaaaagacttcccacgagggggcaaacaagaaaacaagaacagcaaaaaccAAACTAAGGAactcgaccaaacgtcttaaccAAAACCACGGCAGGAtacaacacaaaactcacaggcCAACGGACAAGGTAAGCAGCAGGACATCTGCAACATGCAGGACGCACAAGGTACACGTACAAtccaagagcacaggacaaagagacatgagggcattttataggaaagacaaacaaaggaagataacgagggacaggtgagggtaatgagacacggaagggaagcaatacaggaaacgagaggggcagggccaatgacaagacacgagaaagcacatgagctgtaaaaacgtaaacaactcatggctttctcacataaaacctaagggctccgtcccgatcctgccacacgacaaGAAActcagaaacaagagggcaggaccgtgacacaaTGCATTAGCAATCTGAAACGTGTGTACTAAGCGAATTCCACGAGGCGGGAAGCACCCAAAACATTCTAACACCATCAGCATCATCAGACATTTGAAGGTTAGTCACGTAAAATAGTATGAGTAGTTTTCAACGCCACTCAGCTGCAGAGATCGCGtcaaccgaaaattctctgtgatttttttttaccagtgatggAAAAATCTTGAAGGTCATCCGTCATTTTGATGGACTACAATAAAGGCGATTTGTATTTCCCCGTTTTATCATTTCGTGTCATCAGCACGTGATCGTGAATGGACTGAACGTGATTGTGAGTGGCAGGAGGTAGGCTATCGCGAAGGGACATGTGTTTCCTATTCATTAGCTCACTCTCAAATGCCTGGTCCATTTAGCAAAACGCGCATGTGGTCAGCAGAGACTCGAGGTGCATATGCATCAGTCACTCCCCGCGTCCcgtgcacgcatacacacacaggcgcgcagTGGTGCCGTCTTTACAGAGTTtttacctcataaaatagtGTCTTTTAGGATATATAATAgctttcagtgagtggaaaaatgtctctcccTGCATtttctctgttcagtgagcggcagaagcagcacatatATGCCCAAACCACAGCTTACTTGTGAGTACAAAACACCTTTTACAgacacctgtcattgttactgattggacatatgaacataaacatttgcttgtaattagattattattttgtgtccgacaacagaaacattgaatatatactgtaaatgaaaagTCTAAAAtgaaagtctagcgcaacctctgctgAGCTGTCGGTAACGGAGACGTTTCAAAAGCATCAACCCTACTGCAAGGACAGTAAGAAGCATAAAGAAATGTCAGATTATCAGATAAAATAATGTCATCAATCTGCTTTGATCACAGCCACTATATATTGTGGAAGACAAAGGGTTTCTGGGACTCATGTCACAGGCGGctatgttttatgtaaatatgttaCTTGCCAATATTCAATTGTCAATTCATGAGACTTTCTCTTCTCTTAATTTCAATACTTGATATaaattgttgttaaatatagtttaataaataatgctacTGAGAAAGCTTCAAATAGCTCCTGTAATCGGTGATCGGCATCGGATGATACAGCTTTCAGTGATCGAGGATCGGTGCTCGGCCCCAAAAATCCTGATCGGAGCACCCCTAGTAAATATTTCTCAGTAACACCACTAACACCAGTAATCATGAAGTGCTTTGATATTGGTCACACAACACATCATATCCAGTCTTTGACCCACACCAGTTTGCACCTGGTGTATAAAGCTGCTGGTGTTCTTTATTTTAACCATCTTTAATCAGGCTATTGCTGAAAGCGTCCCGCTCTGTTTTTGAACTGACTAATGCAAGCATTCTGCACAGTACTGCGCAGCGTTGAGCTTCTTGAGTCACTTCAGGACGTAGTGTTTTGATTGGTGGATTATATGCTcaatgtgattggctgaagagGCCATCCTTCAAAAATAGTTGCGTGTGAATCTCATCGTGGCAGGAAAGTCTCAATaataccacacacaaattcaaagcaatccacacacgtgtgacgatttgcaaatgcagattcGTCACACATGTGTggattgctttgaatttgtgtgGTATTATTGAGACTTTCCTACTTTCCTGAGACTTTCAATGTAAAAACACTCACAAATGTTTGTtggaaagtaattcaagaacCTGATAATATACATATTTGTGCAAAATTTCGAATTTATTTGTGTGAGATTTATTTGTATGTGCACTTGgtgttttgaatttatgagTTGTGCTgtacatttatgaattgtgttttgaaaatgtattattatcgAGATCATTTTGTCTCCATACGTGTCCGCTCATGTTGACGGAGGGAAGAGAACAAGCGGATGTtggaaagactgtagaaagagcgatgtcttatttattacagaaAAGTATGANGTTGGTTTAAAATGTTAGAGTAAGCCTGGACATGTACAAACAGATGCTGTTCAGACCTGTGTGGTTTAGCTGAATGAGCCTGTATattgatacattttatttactttgttatTTTGATACTCTGCTGTTGATACATTCTTGGCTGACTTTTTCATATGTGAAAGAGGAGGAACCATTAAAACTCTCTTCATCATACCTACAATCTCTTATGTGTCACTTACTAACCCATTGCTCGGGACATCTTGTCAACAATGTTATCAAGCCCACTGTGTTGAGTGGCATGATGTGAGCATTgctcataaaatgtatatttgtgcataaaaatgaacattctttacCCATACATGTGTATTCACATTTGCAATCTTCAAAATGACAGAATATGTTACcaaatgtcatttgaattgATTGATCTTGTAATATAGCATCAAGCCCACTGCATTGAACAATATGGTATGAGCATTAATGAAAAAATGCTTGTTTTTATCTAAAAATGATGATCCTAAATAATGCATACATGTGGTTTGTCATTTACAATGGCAGGAGGGAGCTTCCTGGGTGTCGTGTAATGTATTCAGCGGAGGCTTAACAACTGTTTCAAGGACAATGTATAAAATGACTAAACATGAatccaaatgttgttttttagatTGATCTTCTAATAtgttatatgtatatgtaataaGCCCACTGTGTTGAGTGACATATTGTGAGCATTGCTcataaaatgcatatttgtttgtaaaatgtaCTTTCTTTACCCATACATGTCTTCACAATTGCAATGTCCAAAATGACAGAATAGGACACCAACAGTCATTTGTCTGTATTGATCTTCTACTAGCATTAATCCCATTGTATTGAACAATATACAGCAGAAatattattaaacataaaacgcatatttttataaaataatgagCATCCTTAACACGTACATGTGGCCTGGCAATTATATGGTAGTGGTTcatgttaaatgtgttaaaatgataaagtaGGATTCCAAATGTTTATTGTGAATGATCTTCAAATATAGCATTAAGACCACTGTATTGGACAACATTCTATGagcattaaacaaaaaatgtattttgcatcCTTAATAACGCATACATGTGGCCTGGCAATTACATGGTAGGAGGGAGCTTCCTGTGTGCCCTGTAATGTATTTAGCCAGCCTTCGATTACACCTCATGAGGACCTCCAGCCGCGGGCCCCCTGGGGTCGCATACGCGTTTGCGTCATGCCCCCGCCCCCCGTGTGACACACTGAAAGGGCAAAGACCTGGGTCCCAAAATTATGCTCATGTGAATGTGTTGTCTCACTGacgtgatgtgatgtgatgaaaGGTGCTCCAATAAACCGTTATTAAAAACTTTTACATTTAACACAACCACCACACAACTGGTCCATTACCACCAcgatggtaaaaaaaaactgccaccgtcacagccccaGAGGACACCACTTGTTTAATCTCCTGctctcagacagacagcacAGGACCTTAAGAACAAGGATCAGTCGCTTACAGGACACTTTCTTCCCAGATGCTCTCAGCACTTTAAACTCACAGAAGCACTAATGCACTaaatgcaaaattcaatgtTAATATACTATCAGCAGTCATGTTTGTTTAGTGATAAAATAAGATGTGATCTTGCAAATTTGGCGGTACATTATTTTCTACACATAACAAANNNNNNNNNNNNNNNNNNNNNNNNNNNNNNNNNNNNNNNNNNNNNNNNNNNNNNNNNNNNNNNNNNNNNNNNNNNNNNNNNNNNNNNNNNNNNNNNNNNNNNNNNNNNNNNNNNNNNNNNNNNNNNNNNNNNNNNNNNNNNNNNNNNNNNNNNNNNNNNNNNNNNNNNNNNNNNNNNNNNNNNNNNNNNNNNNGTGCcaggacagtctcaaaaataccacacacaaattcaaagcaatccacacacgtgtgacgatttgcaaatgcagattcaccaatccataaatacatgtaacaacattcacaaatgtttactggaaagtaattcaagaacatgatatatacatatttgtgaaaacattctgaatttatttctgcgagatatatttgtgtgagcatttgggggaaatgtttgtgaatttatgaattgtgttttgaatttatgaatctgattttgtgaatgtgaaattgtgctgtgaatttatgaattgtgttttgtaaatgtattattattgaggCTGATCTATCTCCATACTTACTAGTGCGGGGATTCGCAGATCAACAGAAAGTGACAAGTGCATCCCTAAAAGCATCCTGGATGCTCGTACAACACAACCGGACATTCACTGATGCAGAGGTTTTCAAAGAGGTTATGATGGTTATGGTGACAGTTTTGTAATAACTGGCTGCTACTGACAAGTCGATGAATGCTATTATTGCCTCTGTGAAACAGTTACCCCTATATGCGAGGTCCGCTACCCGGCGCAGAATTTGTTTTTGATATTGTTCATGTGTTGGTGCTATTGTTCACGTGTTGGTGCTAAGGCCCTGCATTATAAGCCATCGTTTCAACTTTTTCATACCCCATATAATTTCATGACAGCTATTTTAGAAGTGTGTCTAGCTATCGACAGGTTCCTTTGAATAGCTTTCAGAACTTTTCAAATGAAAAGCTCTCgattcatttcaaaataaaacattgttgcAAAAACGTTACTTTTAGTTTGAAGGCAAATTTAAGACGTGATCGTTACAGATTTATTTCAGAACCAGCTGCAggcaaaataatcaaaataatgctGCTTGCGCAGGCCAGATATTATTGCTGGCGGGCCAGTTTTGGCAGTTTTCCGCCTGTTGCCGACCACTGCTTtaaggtatcctggagaggcgagacatccagatctcaccagctgacaactagagttcctcagggatcagttcttgctcctctccttttctatatacagtatataccacCTCCCTGAGTCCAATAATTAAGGAACATGGGTTCTCATACCAATTTTTTGCAGATGATACGGAGCTTTATTTCTCCTTTCAGCCAGATGACCTCACCATTTCTGCCCGTTTCGctgcctgccttctggacatctcttcttggatgaaagagcatcacctacaactcaacctctccaagacagaactcctggttataccggcccacccatcaattgaacaccacctcACCATTTAGctcggatcctcaactataacacccaccaTGTCTGCaaggaacctgggggtgatgttTGACGGCCAGCTAAAATTCACCTCTCACATCGCAGCAACCActcgaacttgcaggtatgtgctctacaacatcaggaaaatccaTCTGTTCCTGTtggagcatgcctctcagctgctagtccaagctctggtcatatcaagactggactactgcaattctctactggctggccttccaaccaatgcagtcaagcccttgcaaatgatccagaatgcagctgcacttctagttttcaatcagcctaaaagaacccatgtaacacccctcctgatttcacttcacatCACTAAATtgctgacactggccttcagaacgataacggcaaattcgccccttaccttaactcactgctccaggtccAGATCCCCTCCCATCATCTTCAGTCTGAAAATGAGcaacgcctggttgttccatcacagcgaggcaccaaatcgcttgcaaaaacctttactcattcggttcccctgtggcggaatgaactgccagcctccactcgaactgcagcatccttcacaactttcaaaaaacaactcaaaacatacctgttccacatttatttgactaactaATAACTGCcttgtgtctaaaaaaaatattgttgttcattctctcccttgcttcctcctagtagcatggccttgtaaactaacagtactgtttagcgtgttgactaaatgtttatatgctctcctacttgtaaatcgctttggataaaagcgtctgccaaatgaatgaatgtaaatgtaaatgtgagggGTCTGGtgtattctttttttgtgtctttCAGGTTAGCATATGTTTTGCAGAAATGATAGAAATCTCATCAGAACACAGAAGGAAACAAACAAGCCAACAAAAGGTAATGTGTGGGAAAAGGTAATGGCACATTGAtgatcataataaaacaatgtattCTATTCACTGTCATAGTAATTTAAAAAGCAACCAAATTACAATACTGAGGCTGTGTCTCATATCCAGCAGTTCATTAACAGACTAGTTAAATATTCTCGGTGTGGATGAGTGCACCTCTCAGGTGACAGTCTGAAGGAAGATTAATCAATATAACCGTGGTTCATGACTCACGGCTTATCAATAGAGGGGTCTTCAAGACCTTTCTGGTGTCATGGCCTTG
The Triplophysa rosa unplaced genomic scaffold, Trosa_1v2 scaffold112_ERROPOS181078, whole genome shotgun sequence DNA segment above includes these coding regions:
- the LOC130549382 gene encoding uncharacterized protein LOC130549382, with amino-acid sequence MTDDLQDFSITVIAYEGESVTLHSDSEIQRDSEIKWISEDNIILVTGKIGVVTETKCTDDERFRARLKMNHQTGDLTITKIRKTDDGVYKLQLISSDGKISYKMINVFVNDGPSPDQKQNSVLKYENDSVTLNTGVTELQSDDVIQWRFGETLIAEINRKNKFTTDDEIFKDRLKLNDQTGDLIIRDLDTEHTGLYKLKIINSRGTSYSQIKVYVRENLRSVELGHSVTLYTDVTGIQM